One Maribacter cobaltidurans genomic window carries:
- a CDS encoding DUF3050 domain-containing protein, translated as MNKEKIEKIEKAIFPQRSALRNHSLYNELSTIEDVRVFMEGHVYAVWDFMSLLKSLQMHLTCVSTPWIPSKNTKTARFINEIVLEEETDKDEAGNYMSHYEMYLAAMQEVNADVKTIEGFVQSVEKNGNVQESIQKSGLPTPVKDFMLFTFNVIEGGKPHEIAAAFTFGREELIPDMFLKIIENNGNAPLYPKLDYYLRRHIELDGDEHGPLSLKMIMELCGDDELKWEEVLDISQKALQRRIELWDSLSETLLGQKENASSFA; from the coding sequence ATGAACAAAGAGAAAATTGAAAAGATTGAAAAGGCCATATTTCCTCAAAGGTCTGCGCTAAGAAATCACTCATTGTACAACGAATTGTCCACTATTGAGGATGTTCGTGTTTTTATGGAAGGTCACGTGTATGCCGTATGGGACTTTATGTCGCTTTTAAAATCCTTACAAATGCATCTTACGTGTGTATCTACACCTTGGATTCCTTCTAAAAATACAAAGACAGCACGTTTCATCAATGAAATTGTGCTGGAAGAGGAAACCGATAAAGACGAAGCGGGCAATTATATGAGCCATTACGAAATGTATTTGGCAGCCATGCAAGAAGTAAATGCGGATGTAAAGACCATTGAGGGCTTTGTGCAATCTGTTGAAAAAAATGGTAATGTTCAGGAAAGTATTCAAAAGTCAGGACTTCCAACCCCTGTAAAGGACTTTATGCTATTTACATTTAATGTAATTGAAGGTGGTAAACCGCATGAAATTGCAGCGGCGTTCACCTTTGGCAGGGAGGAGTTGATTCCAGATATGTTCCTAAAGATTATAGAGAATAACGGAAACGCTCCTTTGTATCCCAAACTCGATTATTATCTACGCAGACATATTGAATTGGATGGTGATGAACACGGTCCACTTTCCTTAAAAATGATTATGGAGCTCTGCGGAGATGATGAATTAAAATGGGAAGAAGTATTGGATATTTCCCAAAAAGCCCTTCAACGAAGAATTGAGTTATGGGATAGCCTAAGTGAAACTCTATTAGGCCAAAAGGAAAATGCTTCATCATTCGCCTAA
- a CDS encoding MATE family efflux transporter, with product MAKFTSEELGKQPIGKLLVGQAIPASIGILVMSLNVLVDSIFVGNWIGSIAIAAINVVLPVSFFIGALGMAIGVGGSSIISRALGANNKEKAFTVFGNQITLTLIITITMVVVGLTFIESIIPAFGGKGAIYDPAKIYYTIVLYGVPFLALCMMGNTVIRAEGKPKFAMIAMIIPSVGNLLMDYLFIYVFDWGMAGAAWATTIGYVLCFLYVGYFFFSKHSEMKIQWKHLGLNVPVVREIGSLGFVTLARQAVVSIIYLIMNNILFTLGGEAMVAVYAIIGRMLMFALFPVFGVTQAFLPIAGFNYGAEKYQRVRKTINTAITYASLLATLVFIGLMIFPEAITSLFLSEKPGMSAHDLETNAFVLDNAPNAMRWVFAATPIIALQLIGAAYFQAIGKAIPALLLTLSRQGFFFIPLILILPRLYGELGVWISFPIADVLATIVTGYFLRREIKKTLV from the coding sequence ATGGCCAAATTCACATCGGAAGAACTGGGGAAACAACCCATAGGAAAATTATTGGTGGGTCAAGCGATACCCGCTAGTATTGGAATTCTTGTGATGTCCTTGAACGTATTGGTCGATTCCATTTTTGTGGGAAATTGGATCGGCTCCATTGCCATTGCGGCCATTAATGTGGTGCTTCCCGTTTCATTTTTTATAGGAGCCTTGGGTATGGCTATTGGTGTAGGGGGCTCCAGTATTATCTCCAGGGCACTTGGCGCCAATAATAAGGAAAAAGCATTTACGGTCTTTGGAAACCAAATCACCCTTACACTAATTATAACCATAACCATGGTTGTGGTTGGACTCACCTTTATCGAATCCATCATACCGGCTTTTGGGGGTAAAGGGGCTATCTATGACCCCGCAAAGATTTATTACACCATTGTACTTTATGGGGTTCCTTTTTTGGCGTTATGTATGATGGGGAATACGGTTATACGGGCAGAGGGCAAACCTAAATTTGCCATGATAGCTATGATTATTCCCTCCGTAGGAAACCTATTGATGGACTATCTGTTTATATATGTTTTTGATTGGGGAATGGCTGGTGCCGCTTGGGCCACTACAATTGGCTATGTTTTGTGTTTTTTATATGTAGGATACTTTTTCTTTTCCAAACATTCTGAAATGAAAATCCAATGGAAGCATTTAGGATTGAATGTTCCTGTGGTAAGGGAAATAGGTTCTCTTGGTTTTGTGACACTGGCAAGACAGGCAGTGGTCAGTATCATCTATTTGATCATGAACAACATTTTGTTCACCCTGGGTGGCGAAGCCATGGTGGCGGTCTACGCTATCATCGGTAGAATGTTGATGTTTGCCCTATTTCCTGTTTTTGGGGTAACCCAAGCATTTTTGCCCATCGCCGGATTCAATTATGGAGCTGAAAAATATCAAAGAGTAAGAAAAACAATAAATACGGCAATCACGTATGCTTCTCTTTTGGCTACATTGGTTTTTATTGGTCTTATGATTTTCCCCGAGGCAATTACTTCACTTTTCCTTAGTGAAAAACCGGGAATGTCCGCACATGATTTGGAAACGAACGCTTTTGTTTTGGACAATGCCCCTAATGCGATGCGTTGGGTTTTTGCCGCAACTCCCATTATTGCCTTGCAACTGATTGGAGCTGCCTATTTTCAAGCCATAGGAAAGGCAATCCCTGCATTGTTGCTCACTCTTTCCAGACAAGGTTTTTTCTTTATTCCTTTGATTTTGATTTTACCTAGACTTTATGGGGAATTGGGTGTTTGGATTTCTTTTCCTATTGCGGATGTGTTGGCAACAATCGTCACAGGTTATTTTTTAAGACGGGAAATAAAGAAGACATTGGTATAG
- the hemA gene encoding glutamyl-tRNA reductase has product MKDYHISKHNSFYTIGLNYKKADAEVRGKFSLDEASMIALLEKAKEQGIDGLLATSTCNRTELHGFAQHPFQLIKLLCDFSHGSVEEFQEVAYVYKNKEAIAHLFRVGTGLDSQILGDFEIISQLKQSFFRSKKQDIANPFIERLVNAVIQASKRIKNETEISSGATSVAFASVQYILNNVENISGKNILLFGTGKIGRNTCENLIKHTKNPHITLINRTKEKADKVGGKFNLTVKDYGDLQAEIRKTDVLVVATGAQKPTVCKELIYTKNPLLILDLSIPKNVDDNVLELDNVSLLHLDHLSQMTDETLEKRKLFIPKAEEIIEEVKSDFIQWLETRKFAPVIKALKMKLKTMKDEELDYQSKKTSNFDAEQADLISNRIIQKITKQFANHLKDDTIDSDSSLELIQKVFQLELETK; this is encoded by the coding sequence ATGAAGGACTATCACATTTCTAAACACAACTCCTTTTATACGATTGGCCTTAACTATAAAAAGGCTGATGCCGAGGTAAGAGGAAAATTTAGTTTGGACGAAGCTTCCATGATAGCCTTATTGGAAAAGGCCAAGGAACAGGGTATTGATGGTCTATTGGCCACTTCTACCTGTAACAGGACTGAACTCCATGGTTTTGCCCAGCATCCTTTCCAATTGATTAAATTATTGTGCGACTTTTCCCATGGCAGTGTGGAGGAGTTTCAAGAAGTAGCCTACGTTTATAAAAATAAAGAGGCGATTGCGCACTTATTTCGGGTTGGAACGGGGTTGGATAGTCAGATTTTAGGTGATTTTGAAATCATCAGTCAGTTAAAACAGAGTTTTTTCCGTTCCAAAAAACAGGATATCGCCAATCCGTTCATAGAGCGTTTGGTCAATGCGGTCATCCAGGCCAGCAAACGCATAAAAAATGAAACCGAAATTTCCTCTGGGGCGACCTCGGTGGCATTTGCATCGGTTCAATATATTTTAAACAATGTGGAGAACATTTCCGGAAAGAACATCCTTCTTTTTGGTACCGGTAAAATTGGACGAAACACCTGTGAAAACCTCATCAAGCATACCAAAAACCCACATATTACCCTAATAAACCGAACGAAGGAGAAGGCGGATAAAGTGGGTGGTAAATTTAATCTTACCGTTAAGGACTATGGTGATCTGCAAGCGGAAATACGCAAAACCGATGTTCTTGTTGTAGCCACAGGTGCACAAAAGCCAACGGTGTGCAAAGAACTCATTTACACAAAGAACCCTTTATTGATTCTGGACCTTTCAATTCCGAAAAATGTGGATGACAACGTTTTGGAACTGGATAACGTATCCCTCTTGCATTTGGACCATTTATCCCAAATGACGGACGAGACCTTGGAGAAACGCAAACTTTTTATCCCCAAGGCAGAGGAAATTATCGAAGAGGTAAAAAGTGATTTCATACAGTGGTTGGAGACCCGTAAATTTGCACCGGTCATCAAAGCACTTAAAATGAAGCTTAAAACTATGAAGGATGAAGAGTTGGACTATCAATCCAAAAAAACCTCAAATTTTGATGCCGAACAGGCAGATTTGATATCCAACAGGATCATTCAAAAAATTACCAAACAATTTGCCAACCATCTTAAGGACGACACTATTGATTCAGATTCTAGCCTAGAGCTTATCCAAAAAGTGTTTCAATTAGAGCTAGAGACTAAATGA
- a CDS encoding mechanosensitive ion channel family protein: MDTVFKDIPRESLIYLGIAFAVFIVIYWITLFVLRRLGKDPRYLLPEGVMKRVALPIFLIFISIIIRMAALRQLLGLENEEYWFKKVSTLLFIFAMTWLIIGILKVVKHLIIKNYDVNSANNLKARKVYTQFNILERIIIFIVVILAIGAALMSFQEIRELGLSIFASAGVAGIIIGFSAQKLIGTVLAGIQIAIAQPIKLDDVVIVEGEWGRIEEITLTYVVVKIWDKRRLIVPTPYFIEKPFQNWTKTSSDILGTVFLYTDYRVPFDALRDELTRVLKNTDLWDKEVNVLQVTDSKANFVEVRALMSAKDSPTAWDLRVHVREKLISFLQENYPESIVHNRLLINDKSHAPSDTD, from the coding sequence ATGGATACAGTTTTTAAAGATATTCCCAGAGAATCGTTGATTTATTTAGGTATTGCTTTCGCGGTTTTCATTGTAATCTATTGGATTACACTTTTTGTATTACGAAGACTAGGGAAAGACCCAAGGTATCTTTTGCCAGAGGGTGTCATGAAACGAGTTGCCCTACCCATCTTTCTTATATTTATTTCCATCATCATACGGATGGCCGCCTTGAGACAATTATTGGGGCTTGAAAACGAGGAATACTGGTTCAAAAAAGTAAGTACCCTTCTCTTCATATTCGCCATGACCTGGCTTATTATTGGAATCCTAAAGGTTGTAAAGCATTTAATAATAAAGAACTACGATGTTAACTCCGCCAACAATCTAAAGGCCCGAAAAGTGTATACGCAATTCAACATTTTGGAGCGTATCATCATATTTATAGTTGTAATCTTGGCCATTGGGGCAGCACTCATGAGCTTTCAGGAAATCAGGGAGCTAGGCCTAAGTATTTTTGCATCAGCTGGTGTGGCCGGTATTATTATTGGTTTTTCGGCCCAAAAACTCATCGGCACCGTATTGGCGGGCATACAGATTGCAATCGCACAGCCCATAAAGTTGGATGATGTAGTTATCGTAGAGGGGGAATGGGGCCGCATTGAGGAAATCACGTTAACCTATGTAGTCGTAAAAATTTGGGATAAACGCCGTCTTATTGTTCCCACTCCTTATTTTATTGAAAAACCTTTTCAGAACTGGACCAAAACTTCATCCGACATCTTGGGCACGGTATTCCTCTATACCGATTATAGGGTCCCCTTTGATGCTCTAAGGGACGAATTGACCCGAGTTTTGAAAAATACCGATTTGTGGGACAAGGAAGTAAATGTGCTACAAGTGACCGATAGCAAGGCCAATTTTGTGGAGGTAAGGGCTTTAATGAGTGCCAAGGATTCGCCAACGGCATGGGATTTGAGGGTACATGTACGAGAAAAATTAATATCTTTCCTTCAGGAGAATTATCCGGAAAGTATTGTACATAATAGGTTGTTGATCAACGACAAAAGTCATGCTCCTTCCGATACGGATTAA
- the hemC gene encoding hydroxymethylbilane synthase: MSKSIRIGTRDSELALWQANTVKEQLEALGHSVTLVPVKSTGDLVLDKPLYELGVTGIFTKTLDVAMLNGDIDIAVHSMKDVPTMLPKGIVQAAVLKRANYMDILAFKNNEEFLGSPDGIVATGSLRRKAQWLNRYPTHTVVDLRGNVNRRLQKLQDNDWNGAIFAAAGLERIRLEPENTIGLTWMVPAPAQGAIMVVAMENDTEIREICAELNHEETEICTKVERDFLRELEGGCSAPIGALAYIDKENVVNLKGVLLTVDGSKKLEASLTAPLGKHENLGIDAAKSILSRGGRRLMNELQGADLKTNIFSTKKLTEAQLQRFKGAIKVDSEDFIKISPNRISPLVLKKEHKNVVFTSKNAVESLLTNISPEELQFKNIYCVGRKTRRLIRKKIGEVTHFENSATDLANYLVEYIEGTEVTYFHGNLSLEHLPSILEENQITVNKIEAYRTKLSCKSIPESVEGILFYSPSTVESYLLKNKPHSIAYCIGETTATEARKHFKEVKVAKIPDTESVIDLVNAYYSQ; the protein is encoded by the coding sequence ATGAGTAAAAGTATTCGCATAGGCACACGCGATAGTGAATTGGCACTATGGCAGGCCAACACCGTTAAAGAACAGCTAGAGGCTTTAGGCCATTCCGTAACATTGGTTCCCGTAAAATCAACAGGCGACCTGGTTTTGGACAAACCGCTGTATGAACTTGGGGTCACAGGAATTTTTACCAAAACCTTGGATGTGGCCATGCTCAATGGTGATATCGATATAGCGGTACACTCCATGAAAGATGTCCCAACTATGCTCCCAAAAGGCATTGTTCAAGCTGCGGTCCTCAAAAGGGCCAACTATATGGATATTCTGGCCTTTAAGAACAATGAGGAGTTTTTGGGTTCTCCGGATGGTATAGTGGCTACCGGTAGTTTAAGACGTAAAGCACAATGGCTCAACCGATATCCTACCCATACCGTTGTTGATCTTAGGGGGAACGTGAACCGTCGTTTACAGAAGTTGCAGGACAACGATTGGAACGGGGCCATTTTTGCGGCCGCCGGATTGGAACGTATAAGACTGGAACCAGAAAATACCATCGGACTCACATGGATGGTACCTGCGCCTGCCCAAGGGGCCATTATGGTGGTTGCCATGGAAAACGACACGGAAATTCGTGAAATCTGTGCGGAACTCAACCATGAGGAAACCGAAATCTGTACAAAAGTGGAACGTGATTTCCTAAGGGAGTTGGAAGGTGGGTGTTCCGCTCCTATCGGTGCCTTGGCCTATATAGATAAAGAGAACGTAGTAAACCTCAAAGGGGTCCTTCTGACCGTTGACGGATCAAAAAAGCTTGAAGCTTCCTTAACGGCACCCTTGGGCAAACATGAAAATCTGGGAATTGATGCTGCCAAAAGTATTTTAAGCAGGGGCGGTAGACGCCTAATGAACGAATTACAAGGTGCCGACCTCAAGACCAATATATTTTCCACCAAAAAACTGACCGAGGCCCAATTACAAAGATTCAAGGGCGCTATAAAAGTTGATTCCGAGGATTTTATAAAGATTAGTCCCAACAGGATTTCGCCACTAGTGTTAAAAAAGGAGCATAAAAATGTAGTTTTTACCAGTAAGAATGCTGTAGAAAGTCTATTGACTAACATAAGTCCGGAAGAACTTCAATTTAAGAATATTTATTGTGTAGGCAGGAAAACAAGGAGACTTATCCGGAAAAAAATTGGGGAAGTGACTCATTTTGAAAACAGTGCTACGGATTTGGCGAATTATCTGGTCGAATATATAGAGGGTACAGAAGTCACCTATTTTCATGGAAACCTTAGTTTGGAACATCTGCCCAGCATTTTGGAGGAAAACCAGATTACCGTAAATAAAATTGAGGCCTACAGGACCAAACTTTCCTGCAAATCCATACCTGAGTCGGTTGAAGGTATTTTGTTTTATAGCCCTTCTACCGTAGAAAGTTATTTATTAAAAAATAAGCCACATTCAATTGCATATTGCATTGGGGAAACCACGGCAACCGAAGCCCGGAAACATTTCAAGGAAGTGAAAGTTGCAAAGATACCCGATACAGAAAGTGTCATTGATTTGGTAAATGCTTATTATAGCCAATAG
- a CDS encoding four helix bundle protein produces MRDFRKLDIWNNAIDIVKQIYKLCDYLPTEEKFGLRSQITRAAISVPSNIAEGCSRNSEIEFKRFLEIALGSLFEVQTQLILIVELEYINAINTKEVFELMEKEAKMINSLAKRIKETNS; encoded by the coding sequence ATGAGAGATTTTAGAAAGCTTGATATTTGGAATAACGCGATTGATATCGTTAAACAAATATATAAGTTATGTGATTACCTGCCGACGGAAGAAAAATTTGGACTCCGCAGTCAAATTACCCGTGCAGCAATCTCAGTCCCCTCAAATATAGCCGAAGGTTGTAGTAGAAATAGTGAAATTGAATTCAAAAGATTTTTAGAAATCGCCCTAGGTTCACTCTTTGAAGTGCAAACCCAGTTGATATTAATCGTAGAACTTGAATATATTAATGCAATAAACACAAAAGAAGTCTTTGAACTCATGGAGAAGGAAGCTAAAATGATTAATTCACTTGCAAAAAGAATTAAAGAAACCAATAGCTAA
- the hemE gene encoding uroporphyrinogen decarboxylase, with product MIKNDLFLRALKGETVERPPVWMMRQAGRYLPEFMEIKEKYDFFTRCQTPELASEITVQPIRRFGMDAAILFSDILVIPQAMNIEVQMKPNFGPYLPNPIRSQKDVDEVIVPDVAEALDYVMQAITATKEKLNDEVPLIGFAGSPWTILCYCVQGQGSKTFDKAKEFCFTQPVAAHELLQKITDTTIAYLKAKVKAGVNAVQVFDSWGGMLSPMDYQEFSWQYIQQIVDALKEDAPVIVFGKGCWFALKEMSQSGASALGVDWTCSAQNARYLTGGNITLQGNFDPARLLSPPSEIKKMVTQMIHEFGKDRYVVNLGHGILPNVPVENAKAFIDAVKEFR from the coding sequence ATGATAAAAAACGATTTATTCCTTAGGGCCCTAAAAGGTGAAACAGTAGAGAGACCTCCGGTTTGGATGATGCGCCAGGCAGGTAGATACCTTCCGGAATTCATGGAAATCAAGGAGAAATACGACTTTTTTACCCGATGTCAAACCCCAGAACTAGCTTCGGAAATAACAGTACAGCCCATCCGAAGGTTTGGTATGGATGCCGCCATTCTCTTTAGCGATATCTTGGTGATTCCACAGGCAATGAACATTGAGGTTCAAATGAAACCTAATTTTGGACCTTATCTACCAAATCCCATAAGAAGCCAAAAGGACGTTGATGAAGTTATCGTTCCTGATGTAGCAGAGGCATTGGATTATGTGATGCAGGCCATTACCGCTACCAAAGAGAAATTAAATGATGAAGTGCCCTTGATAGGTTTTGCGGGATCTCCATGGACCATTCTTTGCTATTGTGTACAAGGACAAGGCAGTAAGACTTTTGACAAAGCCAAGGAATTCTGTTTTACACAACCAGTGGCAGCCCATGAATTGTTGCAAAAAATCACGGATACCACCATTGCCTATTTGAAAGCTAAAGTAAAGGCCGGCGTCAACGCCGTACAGGTATTCGATTCTTGGGGAGGGATGTTGTCACCTATGGATTATCAAGAGTTTTCATGGCAATATATACAACAAATCGTTGACGCCCTTAAGGAAGATGCCCCAGTAATCGTCTTTGGTAAAGGATGCTGGTTTGCGCTCAAGGAAATGTCCCAATCAGGGGCCTCGGCCCTTGGTGTGGATTGGACCTGTTCTGCCCAAAATGCACGCTATCTCACCGGTGGCAATATTACGCTTCAAGGTAATTTTGATCCGGCCAGGTTATTGTCTCCTCCATCGGAAATCAAGAAAATGGTCACTCAAATGATCCACGAATTTGGAAAGGACAGATATGTGGTGAATTTGGGCCATGGAATTCTTCCCAACGTTCCCGTTGAGAATGCCAAGGCCTTTATTGATGCCGTTAAGGAGTTTAGGTAA
- the hemH gene encoding ferrochelatase, which yields MKGVLLVNLGSPDSPTAKDVKPYLDEFLMDERVIDVPKWLRNILVRGIILQTRPKKSAEAYSKIWWEEGSPLIVISERFTEKLREQTQLPVALGMRYGSMTIKNALQELETKGVDEVFLVPLYPHYAMSSYETVVVKTMEVKDEFFTEMKITTLPAFYKNPDYIKVLSESIKKGLKDFEYDHLLFSYHGIPERHIRKSDPTKFHCKIDGSCCHTNSVAHHTCYRHQCYKMTELVKSYLNLPEEKVSLSFQSRLPNDPWLKPYTDFEFERFPKEGKKKLAVVTPAFVADCLETLEEIAMEGQHQFMEAGGETYKHIPCLNDSDAWVSLMAQWIEEWEKEGVLSHD from the coding sequence ATGAAAGGAGTTTTACTGGTTAATTTGGGATCCCCTGATAGTCCGACCGCAAAGGATGTCAAACCATATTTGGATGAGTTTCTAATGGACGAACGTGTAATAGACGTACCAAAATGGTTGAGAAATATTCTGGTGAGAGGAATCATTTTGCAAACCCGACCTAAAAAATCGGCCGAGGCCTATTCCAAGATTTGGTGGGAAGAAGGTTCCCCATTGATAGTCATTTCGGAACGATTTACAGAGAAACTTCGCGAACAAACCCAACTACCCGTGGCTTTGGGGATGCGCTATGGCAGCATGACTATCAAGAATGCGCTTCAGGAACTTGAAACAAAAGGTGTGGATGAGGTATTTTTAGTGCCGTTATATCCCCATTATGCCATGTCATCCTACGAAACCGTTGTGGTAAAAACCATGGAGGTAAAGGATGAATTTTTTACTGAAATGAAGATAACCACACTGCCTGCATTTTATAAGAACCCAGATTATATAAAGGTTTTATCGGAATCTATCAAGAAAGGTTTAAAGGACTTTGAATACGACCATCTTCTTTTCTCCTATCATGGAATACCGGAAAGGCACATCAGAAAATCCGACCCAACGAAATTTCATTGTAAAATTGATGGTTCCTGTTGCCATACAAATTCCGTAGCGCATCATACCTGTTATCGCCACCAGTGTTATAAAATGACCGAGCTGGTTAAATCTTATTTAAACCTTCCGGAAGAAAAAGTTAGCCTATCCTTTCAATCCCGTTTACCTAATGACCCTTGGTTAAAGCCTTATACCGATTTTGAGTTTGAACGATTTCCTAAGGAGGGGAAGAAAAAATTGGCTGTGGTAACCCCCGCATTTGTAGCCGATTGCTTGGAAACATTGGAGGAAATCGCTATGGAAGGCCAGCATCAATTTATGGAAGCCGGAGGTGAAACCTACAAACACATTCCTTGTTTAAATGATAGCGATGCATGGGTTTCCTTGATGGCACAATGGATAGAGGAATGGGAAAAGGAGGGAGTTTTGTCCCATGATTGA
- a CDS encoding N-acetylmuramoyl-L-alanine amidase-like domain-containing protein: MKYTLLFFLLFLPFSRTKAQTITCSPLDKQAVQTKIDEIQGLEQPDFGQTLVAVGKTFLKTPYVAKTLEIGDTETLVVNLQGLDCTTFVENVLAFSMMLKEDKTSFEGFIKKLETIRYKDGNLDGYASRLHYFSEWIANNAEKGLLKDITGEIGGKEITKDINFMSEHRDLYPFLADDTNFEKIKASENYLNSQPICVLAQDQIAENEHLIRSGDIIALATSINGLDVTHTGIATREADGRIHLLHASTGSMEVEVSEKPLAEYLKKIKGNTGIMVARPL; this comes from the coding sequence ATGAAATACACCTTATTGTTTTTCCTTTTGTTCCTTCCATTTAGTAGGACAAAGGCCCAGACTATCACCTGCTCCCCTTTGGACAAGCAGGCCGTACAGACTAAAATTGATGAAATCCAAGGACTGGAACAACCTGATTTTGGACAAACCTTAGTCGCCGTAGGCAAAACCTTTCTAAAGACGCCATACGTCGCCAAAACCTTGGAAATTGGGGATACGGAAACCTTGGTCGTTAATTTACAGGGATTGGACTGTACAACATTTGTAGAAAATGTTCTTGCATTTTCAATGATGCTGAAAGAGGATAAAACCTCATTCGAGGGTTTCATAAAAAAATTAGAAACCATTCGGTATAAAGATGGAAACCTTGACGGTTATGCTTCCCGACTACACTATTTTTCTGAGTGGATTGCCAACAATGCCGAAAAAGGCTTATTGAAGGACATAACTGGAGAGATTGGCGGAAAAGAAATCACCAAGGATATTAACTTTATGAGCGAACATCGAGATCTCTATCCCTTTCTTGCTGACGATACCAATTTCGAAAAAATAAAGGCTTCCGAAAATTACCTGAACAGTCAGCCCATTTGTGTCTTGGCCCAAGATCAGATTGCCGAAAACGAGCATTTGATCCGATCCGGCGATATCATTGCCCTCGCTACTTCCATTAACGGATTGGACGTTACCCATACCGGAATAGCCACTCGGGAAGCCGATGGCAGAATTCATCTATTACATGCGTCCACCGGATCCATGGAAGTGGAAGTATCCGAAAAACCGCTAGCGGAATATTTGAAAAAAATCAAGGGAAACACGGGTATCATGGTGGCAAGGCCGCTGTAA
- a CDS encoding AraC family transcriptional regulator, giving the protein MESKNIAIGSFEELLIENGFYVLKIQNNTADIKKVTREINRSYIQFHFCLKGGGKFVFNQGNYALEVSEENSLLLYNTQLDLPLNLMLSPNSWMVSVVMSIRKFHSLFSNEAGYIPFLSEENKEKKYYAQEPVSPAIAVVLSQIINYNLHPTIKSLYLKGKIYELIALYFNKNTDADVEQCPFLVDEDNVKRIRKAKEIIISNMAEPPTLTELSKEIGLSLKRLKEGFKQIYGDSVYSFLFDYKMEHARKLLESGQYNVNEIGLKIGYSTSSHFIAAFKKKYGTTPKKYVMALASST; this is encoded by the coding sequence ATGGAAAGTAAAAACATCGCCATAGGGTCCTTTGAGGAGCTATTAATAGAAAATGGGTTTTATGTTCTTAAGATTCAGAATAATACGGCGGATATAAAGAAGGTTACACGCGAGATCAACCGCAGTTACATCCAATTCCACTTCTGTTTAAAAGGAGGTGGCAAGTTTGTTTTTAACCAAGGGAACTATGCTCTTGAGGTTTCTGAAGAGAACTCACTTTTGCTTTATAATACGCAGTTGGATTTACCCTTGAACCTTATGTTATCACCAAATTCATGGATGGTTTCTGTAGTGATGAGCATTCGTAAGTTCCATTCACTTTTTTCGAACGAGGCTGGTTACATTCCCTTCCTCAGTGAGGAGAACAAGGAAAAAAAATATTATGCCCAGGAGCCTGTATCCCCAGCTATAGCGGTAGTGCTGAGTCAGATTATTAATTACAACCTGCATCCCACCATTAAAAGCCTTTATCTAAAGGGTAAAATCTATGAGTTGATAGCCCTATACTTTAATAAAAATACAGATGCCGATGTAGAACAGTGTCCGTTTCTAGTAGACGAGGACAACGTGAAACGCATCCGAAAGGCCAAGGAAATTATTATTTCCAATATGGCCGAACCACCTACCTTGACCGAGCTTTCCAAAGAAATAGGCCTGAGCTTAAAGCGTCTAAAAGAGGGATTTAAGCAAATCTATGGCGATTCCGTGTACAGCTTTCTCTTCGATTATAAAATGGAACATGCCAGGAAGTTACTGGAATCCGGGCAATACAACGTGAACGAAATCGGGTTGAAAATTGGGTATAGTACATCCAGCCATTTTATCGCCGCCTTTAAGAAAAAGTACGGGACAACGCCCAAGAAATATGTGATGGCGTTGGCGAGTAGTACTTGA